DNA from Agathobaculum sp. NTUH-O15-33:
CGTCACCGCCACGGTTTTTCCGTTCGGGCCGGTCACGGTCAGCTCACCCAGCGTATAGCCCGCATCCGGTTTCACGGTAATGGTCACGGTTGCGTTTCGGGCCGCATAATACCGGTCCACCGTTACGGCGCCGTGCGCCGCGCCCTCCGCCACAGCGACCCGATAGGTCGCGCTCCCGCTCGAACCGGAGCTTTCCCGCTGCGTATCCTGATAGGCTAGCGTATAAACGGAAAACTCGGCTGCTGCGCACCGTGTAGGTATTCGGGTCGTCGTCCTCATCCGGGAGCGCCTCGGTCACCTGCGCGCCGTCTACCTGATGCGTGCGCAAAATGAGGAATTCGCGGCTGATATTGCCGGGCGTTTGTCGAAGCTCCGCCGGGATCGGGAATACCAACTCGACCGGCCGCTTCAGCTCGCTCAGCTCCACGATCTCTTGCTTCTCCTGCGCGTCGGTGATGATCTTTTTCACCGTCACATCCGCAAAGCTTGCGACCAACGCGCCGCCCAGCGCGTTCGTGATCGATTCTTGCACCGCGTCCTCCGGTTTCGCCTCCGCTACCTCCAGCACGATCTCAAACTGCGCGGCCGCGCCTGTTTTCAGCGCCTCCGCGTCCTCGCTCGTCATGTTTTCCAGTAGGCTGCCCGTGTTTTGCGGCGCGGCGGGCGCGGCGTCGGCCTCCACGCGCACCTTCACGTTCGGCAGCTGCGCCAATTTGTCGTTGAGCGTTTCGGCGGCTTCGTCCGCGCCTTCCAGCTCATCCTTCACGGCTTCATAGTGCATTTTTGCGTCCAGTATCGCGTCGATCGCGCTTTGGTCTCCGCTTGAAGGGGCCTCCGGCAGGTTATCGACGATTTCATCCAGATCGTCTACCACCAGTTGTTCAAATACGGCCTCTATGGCGCAGTCCTTTTCCGGAATCAGCGTAAACGTATTGCCGTTGACCGGCACCGCCGCGCCGTCCACCGTTACGCGGGCCAGCTTGTAGCCATAATCCGGTGTAAAGGTAAGGGTAAGCGCTTCTCCGGCCGCCGCGCTTACCGTTCCGGCGGGCGAGACCGTGCCATGCGCGCCCGCTGTTACCGTTACCGTGTGCTCTTGCCGATAGGTGACCGTGACTGCCACCGGCGCGTCCGGCATGGAAAAGGTATAGGCGCCGTCCTCCTGCCGCTCGGCGGCGACTAATGTGCCATCGCTCGCCGTCTTTACCGTGACCGCGCCGATACCGTTGCCCGCCGCGGGCGAGCCGGGCAAAATGGTCACTGTTTCATCGGGAATAACGAAAAGCGTCGTTTGATCTCCCTGTGTTTCCAGCCGGCTCACCGCGTCGTCCGCGTGCACCCGCGAACCCGCCGCGCCCACGCCCGCGCTGTCGGTTATCGTAATGGAATGGCCTTTTTTACCGGTGATGTTCGCCGCGCCGGTCACGGTCTCATAATTTTCAGTATCCTCCGGTGTGAACACCCAGTTATATTCGCCGCCGCCCTCGCGGACGGTTTCCTCCGCTTCCGACCAAGCGATCACTCCCGCGCCCGCGTCCTTCCCCGCCGCAAGCGGCAGGTCGGCCAGTTTTTTGCCCGCGATCGACACCGCCGGATATTCCGGCGCGACGGTCGGGGTGGCCTTGGTAATGCTTACTTTGAAATAAATATCTTCCCGGTGCAGCAACGTATTGGTGGACTCGTTTCTTTTATAAAAAACCGCTATTACATAATATCCGTGGGCGATATTATTGCTGTCGTACTGCCCATCCATGCTGTCCGCCACATCGGAAAACCCAATGGCGTTGGCGGGCCCGGAATAGATCTTGGTATATTCCACCGGCGCGTTGACGCCCTGCGACCAGCTATACCACTGGTAATGCATAAAATAGTCGCCGGGCTGCGCGGTGGCCGAGGTTTTCAGTTCATACCCTTCGGGCAGGGTGGCGGTGATCGTGAAGTACGTGGTTTCCCCGTCATACACCTTCTTGATATCGCCGCTGGTCGTGATCGTCACCTTGGGCTCGGCTGTTACCGGATACAGCACCGTGCCCGTGGCCTTATCAGTCTCGGCCACGGTGTTAATCACGTCGCCTTCCGTAAAGCTCCACGCGTTCCCCTCGCCCTTGGGGAATTTGTAATCCGTGTTTTCAAAATACGTGTAGCCGTCGCTGTTCAGCTCCCAGTTGATGGGCCGGTCGTGCAGCACGGGCCGGTCGTAGCTACTGTCCAAACCGGAAAACGACAGCGTGGTTTGGTAGGTAAGCCTATTTTGATATACGGAATACGTTTTTCCCTCTAAATAGTCGTACGCTTCCTTATTATTTAAAACGACGTTTAAATCGCTTCTGTAATTGCCCGATCCCATAAACCTAGCTTCTGTGTTCATATCATCCGCTTTTAGAACACGAATGGTAGAATCAAAATCCAGCCCCGCCCATTTTAATTGGTCGCAGTTCGCAATGATCGTCGAAGCAATCGCCGTTACGCTCTTCGGCACATACAGCGAATCAATCTGAGACCCCTGAAAGGCGGAGTTTAAGATCGTGATCGTATCCGGCAAAACCACGTCGCCCGTGATGTTGGTATAACCAAACGCGTTCTTCCCCAGTTCTGTGATAGCGGATGGAAAAACGCCTTCCGCCGTCAGCCCCGCGATCGCCGTCAACGGCGATTCATACGCAAACTGCATGCTTACCTTGGTATACGCCGGATTATCCGGCAGTTTCAAGGTACCGTCCAGCCCGGTCCAAGCAAACGCGCTGTCGCCTATCGTTTCCACACTGTCCGGCAAAAGCAGGTCACCGTGCAAACCCTTAAGATTACCAAAAGCATTACTGCCGATCGTCGTGATCCCATTGGGAATAGTCAGCGTACTGTCCAGTTTCTCGTACACCTCATAGGAACCCGTCATATTGTAAAACGCTCTTTCCCCAATTTTCTGCAATTCGGTTGCGTTCGACAGATCGATCTCTGTAAACCGCACGTTTTCATAAACCGGATCTTTCATTTTATGCTTGCCAAGCGCCGCATTGGCGATCTCCACCACATCTCTGCCGCCAATCTGCGCGGGAATAACGAGCGGAATACGCGTAATCCCATCCTCGTCAGGCGAGAGAGTCTTTACATAATCGGTGTTCAGCCCGATAATGGACACCCCGCCCGTCGCGCCCGCCGTGGTGTACAGCCGCTCATAATCGATGCTCTGCCCCTCGCTGTAGACAGCGGGCGGCGCTTGTTCCTCCGCCGCGAGCGCCGTACCCGGCAGCAAGGAAACCACCATGCACAAAATTAGTATTCCAGCGGTCCATCTTTTCTTCATCAGGTGCCCTCCTGCCCATATCGGCGGCGTTTCTTATCTCAAAATATCGGCTTACCATATTACCCTTAAATCGCAGTTTTTTACACATAAAATTATACCATACTGCGAAGCCTAAGGATAGTGACAGTTTCATCCTATGCACCGCACGGAATGAAGGAAACTGCCCGCCTTGACTTGACAAACCCCGCTTTTCCCGCTATACTAAAAAAGTTATAGCAGAAAAATGCTGCGAAGAAGAGGAGTATTCCCGCTTCCGGGCCTTTTAGAGAGAGGGCGGCTGGTGCAAGCCCTTGGGCGGACGGGGAGAAGGTCGCTTCCGAGCAGAACGGCTGAAGCGTATGTAAGCCGTTCCGGCAGGCCCCCGTTACGGGCTGTTGAGTGTCCGGGTCAGCGCCCGGAAAATCAGGTGGTACCACGGAGCCATGCTTCGTCCTGTCATAGGACGGAGCTTTTTTTATTTTCCGCCACATTTTTAAAGGAGATCATATTTATGAGCGAACTGCCCAAGACCTATGACCCCAAAGCGGTAGAAGACAAGCTGTACCGCTTCTGGAACGACAAGGGCTATTTCCATGCCGAGGTAAACCCGGATAAAAAGCCCTTCACCATCGTTATCCCGCCCCCGAACGTTACCGGCCAGCTTCACATGGGCCACGCGTTCGACGAGACCCTGCAAGATATCCTCATCCGCACCAAGCGCATGCAGGGCTACGAAGCCCTGTGGATGCCCGGCACCGACCACGCGGGCATTGCCACGCAGATCAAGGTAGAGGAAGCCCTTCGCAAGGAAGAGGGCAAGACCCGCTACGACCTTGGCCGCGAAAAGTTCCTAGAGCGCGTTTGGGATTGGAAAAACAAATACGGCGACCGCATCATCGACCAACTGAAAAAGCTCGGCTCGTCCTGCGACTGGGAGCGCGAGCGCTTCACCATGGACGAAGGCTGCTCCAAGGCCGTGCGCGAGGTATTTGTCAATCTGTATCACAAGGGCCTTATTTACAAGGGCCACCGCATCATCAACTGGTGCCCGCACTGCACCACCGCCCTATCCGACGCGGAGGTCGAATACGAAACCCAGCCCGGCAAGCTGTGGCACATCCGCTACCCGCTCGCGGACGGCTCGGGCGATCTGATCGTCGCAACCACCCGCCCGGAAACCTTCATGGGTGATACCGGCGTGGCCGTCAACCCGAACGACGAACGCTATCAGCACCTGATCGGCAAGACCTGCATCCTGCCCATCATGAACCGCGAAATTCCGATCTTCGGCGATGAATACGTCGATATGGAGTTCGGCACCGGCTGCGTCAAGGTGACGCCCTGCCACGACCCGAACGACTTCGAGATGGGCCAGCGCCACGATCTGGAACAGATTCTCGTCTTTAACGAGGATGCTACCGTGAACGAAAACGGCGGCAAGTATAACGGCATGGACCGTTACGAGTGCCGGAAAGCCGTCGTCAAGGATTTGGAAGAGGGCGGCTACCTCGTTAAGATCGAGGAGCACGAGCACAACGTAGGCACCTGCTACCGCTGCGGCACCACGGTGGAACCCATGACCTCCGCCCAGTGGTTCGTGAAAATGGCGCCGCTCGCAAAGCCCGCCATGAAGGTCGTAACCGATGGCGAAACCAAGTTCGTGCCCGACCGTTTCTCCAAGACCTATCTGCGCTGGATGGAAAACGTGCACGATTGGTGCATCTCCCGCCAGCTTTGGTGGGGCCACCGCATCCCCGCGTTCTATTGCGACGATTGCGGCGAAATGATTGTTTCCAAGGAAGATATCCACACCTGCCCCAAGTGCGGCTCGCACAACGTCCGGCAGGAAGAGGATGTGCTCGATACCTGGTTCTCCTCCGCGCTGTGGCCGTTCTCCACGCTCGGCTGGCCGGAAAAGACCAAGGAGCTGGAATATTTCTACCCCACCTCCGTTCTTGTCACGGGCTATGATATCATCTTCTTCTGGGTCGCCCGCATGATCTTCTCCGGCGTGGAGCACATGGGCGAGACCCCGTTTGATACCGTTTATATCCACGGTCTGGTGCGCGACGCGCAGGGCCGCAAAATGTCCAAATCCCTTGGCAACGGCATCGACCCGCTCGAGGTGATCGACCAGTACGGCGCGGACGCGCTGCGCTTTACGCTCGCCACCGGCAACAGCCCCGGAAACGACATGCGCTTCTCCACCGAGCGCGTGGAAGCGTCCCGCAATTTCTGCAACAAGATTTGGAACGCTTCGCGCTTTATCCAGATGAACCTGACCATACAGAAGGCCGACCTGCCCGAGACCCTCACGCTGGAAGACAAGTGGATTGTTTCCAAGTTCAACACCCTTGCGCGCGAGGTCACCCGCAACATCGACCAGTATGAGCTGGGCCTTGCGGCGTCCAAGCTGAACGATTTCATTTGGGACAACTTCTGCGATTGGTATATCGAGATCGCCAAGACCCGCCTGCAAACGGGGGACGAGAACGTGCAGAAGGTGCTGTGCTACGTTCTTTCCGGCGCGATGCAGCTGCTGCACCCGTTCATGCCCTTCATCACAGAGACCATCTGGCAGGCGCTCCCGCACGAGGGCGAAAGCGTCATGATTTCCCAGTGGCCGGAATACAAGGAAGAACTGAACTTCGCCGCCGAGGAAGCGCAGATGGAAACGCTGATGAACGCCGTGCGCGCCATCCGCAACCGCCGCGCGGAAATGAACGTGCCGCCCTCCAAAAAGGCCAAGGTTCTGATCCTGACCGAAAAGACGGCCACCTTCAA
Protein-coding regions in this window:
- a CDS encoding valine--tRNA ligase, which produces MSELPKTYDPKAVEDKLYRFWNDKGYFHAEVNPDKKPFTIVIPPPNVTGQLHMGHAFDETLQDILIRTKRMQGYEALWMPGTDHAGIATQIKVEEALRKEEGKTRYDLGREKFLERVWDWKNKYGDRIIDQLKKLGSSCDWERERFTMDEGCSKAVREVFVNLYHKGLIYKGHRIINWCPHCTTALSDAEVEYETQPGKLWHIRYPLADGSGDLIVATTRPETFMGDTGVAVNPNDERYQHLIGKTCILPIMNREIPIFGDEYVDMEFGTGCVKVTPCHDPNDFEMGQRHDLEQILVFNEDATVNENGGKYNGMDRYECRKAVVKDLEEGGYLVKIEEHEHNVGTCYRCGTTVEPMTSAQWFVKMAPLAKPAMKVVTDGETKFVPDRFSKTYLRWMENVHDWCISRQLWWGHRIPAFYCDDCGEMIVSKEDIHTCPKCGSHNVRQEEDVLDTWFSSALWPFSTLGWPEKTKELEYFYPTSVLVTGYDIIFFWVARMIFSGVEHMGETPFDTVYIHGLVRDAQGRKMSKSLGNGIDPLEVIDQYGADALRFTLATGNSPGNDMRFSTERVEASRNFCNKIWNASRFIQMNLTIQKADLPETLTLEDKWIVSKFNTLAREVTRNIDQYELGLAASKLNDFIWDNFCDWYIEIAKTRLQTGDENVQKVLCYVLSGAMQLLHPFMPFITETIWQALPHEGESVMISQWPEYKEELNFAAEEAQMETLMNAVRAIRNRRAEMNVPPSKKAKVLILTEKTATFNAGSGFFPKLAYASEIELITQAPADAAKMASVVTEDAQLYMPMGDLIDFEAERARLLKEKAEVEDDLAFVMKKLDNPGFTAKAPEKVVAVERAKADSLREHLTKLASSIEALQ
- a CDS encoding leucine-rich repeat protein, whose translation is MKKRWTAGILILCMVVSLLPGTALAAEEQAPPAVYSEGQSIDYERLYTTAGATGGVSIIGLNTDYVKTLSPDEDGITRIPLVIPAQIGGRDVVEIANAALGKHKMKDPVYENVRFTEIDLSNATELQKIGERAFYNMTGSYEVYEKLDSTLTIPNGITTIGSNAFGNLKGLHGDLLLPDSVETIGDSAFAWTGLDGTLKLPDNPAYTKVSMQFAYESPLTAIAGLTAEGVFPSAITELGKNAFGYTNITGDVVLPDTITILNSAFQGSQIDSLYVPKSVTAIASTIIANCDQLKWAGLDFDSTIRVLKADDMNTEARFMGSGNYRSDLNVVLNNKEAYDYLEGKTYSVYQNRLTYQTTLSFSGLDSSYDRPVLHDRPINWELNSDGYTYFENTDYKFPKGEGNAWSFTEGDVINTVAETDKATGTVLYPVTAEPKVTITTSGDIKKVYDGETTYFTITATLPEGYELKTSATAQPGDYFMHYQWYSWSQGVNAPVEYTKIYSGPANAIGFSDVADSMDGQYDSNNIAHGYYVIAVFYKRNESTNTLLHREDIYFKVSITKATPTVAPEYPAVSIAGKKLADLPLAAGKDAGAGVIAWSEAEETVREGGGEYNWVFTPEDTENYETVTGAANITGKKGHSITITDSAGVGAAGSRVHADDAVSRLETQGDQTTLFVIPDETVTILPGSPAAGNGIGAVTVKTASDGTLVAAERQEDGAYTFSMPDAPVAVTVTYRQEHTVTVTAGAHGTVSPAGTVSAAAGEALTLTFTPDYGYKLARVTVDGAAVPVNGNTFTLIPEKDCAIEAVFEQLVVDDLDEIVDNLPEAPSSGDQSAIDAILDAKMHYEAVKDELEGADEAAETLNDKLAQLPNVKVRVEADAAPAAPQNTGSLLENMTSEDAEALKTGAAAQFEIVLEVAEAKPEDAVQESITNALGGALVASFADVTVKKIITDAQEKQEIVELSELKRPVELVFPIPAELRQTPGNISREFLILRTHQVDGAQVTEALPDEDDDPNTYTVRSSRVFRLYASLSGYAAGKLRFERERDLSGRCGGGRGARRRNGGPVLCGPKRNRDHYRETGCGLYAG